Genomic segment of Kogia breviceps isolate mKogBre1 chromosome 9, mKogBre1 haplotype 1, whole genome shotgun sequence:
AGATCAACTTTGGGATGACCTAGACGGGAAGAGTAGGTAAGCTTTGGGGTGAAGTTTGGTGGAGGTTGAATTTAGGGGAGAGTTGCTTAGAAGGTCAAGGCCCTGACCTCGGAATAGGGTTTGGGTGAATTGGGCAGCCGGTTGAAGACCTGATCTCAGGTTACAGAAAATTAGGACTTGGGATTTGGTGATGGGAAGGGGTACGTGGGGCAAGTTTGGGGTAACTGGGTGTCAGAGCGTTCCATGTCCCACGGTGGGGCTCGGGTATGCGGCAGAGGTCTGAGGACTGTGGGAGAGTTGTGGTGGGGTGGGGTCAGGAGCCCCCCCGAAGTTCAGAGGGCCCTTGGCGGGTGAGCCAGCCCCTCATGGGTTCTTTGTGCCTCTCCAGCTCGGTAGTGCAGCGGGCAAGGCAGGTGCCATGGCCCTGATCGAAGGGGTGGGTGATGAGGTGACCATCCTTTTCGCGGTGCTTGCCTGCCTTCTGGTGCTGGCTCTCGCCTGGGTCTCAACACACACTGCCGAGGGCGCTGGCCCACTGCCCCAGCCGTCAGGGACCGCAACACCGACACAGCCCAGCGAAGCCATGGCGGTCACCGACAGCATCGGAGGGGAGGCCCCAGGAGCTGAGACCCCCAGCCTGAGACACAGAGGTCAGGCTGCACAGCCAGAACCTGGCGTGGGGCTCCCAGCAACACCGCCACCTCCGGACTCCCCCCAGGAGCCCCTAGTACTTCGACTGAAATTCCTCAACGATTCAGAGCAGGTGGCCAGGGCATGGCCCCATGACACCATTGGCTCCCTGAAAAGGTAAGCCGGGAagagaggacaggaataaagtgcTAAAGAGTGGCGTGGGCATGATCACAGACCTAGAAGGGCCACTGAGGATGACCAGTATCTGAGACTTATTCCTCCgtttatagatgagggaactgaggcccccaAATCACACACTGTACTGTTCCCCTGAAGCAGGAGGGGCCCCCTTGGAGGCCCTGACTTGGGTGGTAGGTGGAGGACAGAGGTGAGGGTGGGAGAGTTATTCCGGGCAAGGGGCCAGGATTGCCTGAGACCTGCTCTATTACCCAGGTCCCTCTCTCCTCAGGACCCAGTTTCCTGGCCGGGAACAGCACGTGCGACTCATCTACCAAGGGCAACTGTTAGGAGACGACACCCAGACCCTGGGCAGCCTTCACCTCCCTCCCAGCTGTGTTCTCCACTGCCACGTGTCCAGCCGGGTGGGTCCCTCACACCCACCGTGCCCACCGGGCTCAGAGCCAGGCCCCTCCGGGCTGGAAATAGGCAGCCTGCTGCcacccctgctgctgctgctgccactgctgctCTGGTACTGCCAGATCCAGTACCGGCCCTTCTTTCCCCTCACCGCCACTCTGGGTCTGGCCGGCTTCACCCTGCTCCTCAGTCTCCTGGCCTTTGCCATGTACCGCCCGTAGTGCCTCCACGAGCTCTTGGCAGTGTGGCTGGCCCCTCCGGACCTTGCTCCCCACTACACGGTGGGAGTTGCTGTCTGCCCAGGCCTGCCTCTCCGACCTGCCTCTTCCCGCTACCCTGGAGCCCAGCCCTGCGCCGCAGAGCACTCCAGGGGTCAGCGGAGGCCCCTCCCTGTGACCTCCACATTGGCTCTGGGCCGCCCCCCGGGGCAGCTGGCCCTCAGCACCCACTAACAGTCGGCTCCTCCGGGTCAGACAGCTGCTGTCGCTGCCTTGGCCCTGGGCAGAGCCGGGCCACGCCCCTGGGCCGTTCTTAGTGTTCTGCCTGAGAATCCAGCCACCTCTAGTCCCTGACAGCTCCTTGGGCTGATTTAGGGACTCAAAGACTGTGAGGGGCTGGAGAAGGGGAGCTGGGAGGGGTGCAGGGGGTTCTCTGGAACATGTGCAGATTAAATAACTGTGAAGTTTTCACCCTtggtgtgtgtctgcgtgtgcgGGCCCGGGGGCCGGGGAGCTCTTGCCCACTGGGAGAAAAGGCATGAAGGGCGCCGACCGGGCACTTCGCTCTGCCCAACCTGCCCAGCCCGGCCGCTGAGCCCCTGTCACCTTTTCATCCCAGCCTCAGCCTCTAGCCGTgtggccccgccccggccccgccccatcGCCGCGCGCGCAGCTTCCCGGAAGCAGGGGGCGGGGCGCGCGGCGACCTGGCGCGCGGGGACTGACGGGAGCCACGTCTCTGCTGGCCGAGGACTGTGCCGCCGCGCTTGGCGTCCGGGCGGCGATCCGGGGGCTGCTGGGAAGATGGCGGACTCGGCCCCCCGATGAGGAGGCCGCGGGGGGAGCTCGGCCCCCGGGCCCCGAGATCGACTGAGGGAGCGACCTGCGCGGGGCCTGGGGAGCCATGTAGGGGTGGTGCCTGCGGGGCGGGCCGCGGGAGGGCGGCGGGAGTCGGTGTTGGCGACCGTGCCCACGGTCTCCTGGCATCCCCGGGCCGGgtgggcgtggggtgggggggccctGACACCGCCGACTCCGCTCCATGGCAAAGCTGCGCCCTCGGGCTCCACGGGCTCCCTCCAAGGTGGGCCCTGCGTTCTCGTTTCACGGGCGAGGAGGCTTGGGCAGAGAGACGAAgccacttgtccaaggtcacgcaGCTGGTAAGTGGGAGCACCCAGCATGGAACCCAGGACCGTCCGGCTGCGGAGCCCGCGCTCCACCCTCCGTGCTGCCGCCGCCTCCTGCGGGAGGGGGAGGTTGTTGGGAGGGCGTATCGTCGCGGCGAGCTGGGCTCCAGGCTGGGCGCGACCACTAACCAGATTCGTGACCTCGGGCTTAACGTAACCCCCtcgcctctctgggccttggtttctccACCTGTGAAATCGAGGTAATgccagccctgcctccctcctcgTGGGCCTGTAAGGAGGACGAGAGGGGGTAATGCATGTGGAATTGCTTTGTAAATATCTCTACGCTGAGCAGCACACTGAAGGATTACGATTGCTGTTTCAAAGGATGGAAGAAGGCAGAGAGGGGCGGGTTGGGAAGAGGAGCAGGGCAGTCACAAAGAAGGGTGAACATGAGTCAGGGTTGCTCTGACCCCAGGCTTCACCGGACGGGGAGCGAGGTGAGGAGTAGATAGCTGGTCTTTCTCACCACTGGAGAATACCTCACCCCCTTTTCTGGGCCACCCCTCAGGGTCTCCATCACCCAACACCATGCTTCGAGTCCTGCTCTCTGCCCAGGCCTCCAGTGCCCGGCTGTCTGGCCTGCTGCTGCTCCCACCAGTACAGCCCTACTGTCTGGGGCCCAGCAAATGGGGAGACCGGCCTCCTGGAGGAGCCCCCCATGCAGGCCCTGTGCAGGGGTTGCAGCGGCTTCTGGAACAGGCGAGGAGCCCTGGGGAGCTGCTGCGCTGGCTGGGCCAGAACCCCACCAAGGTGCGCGCCCACCACTACCCTGTGGCACTTCGTCGCCTGGGCCAGCTCTTGGGGGCTCAGCCACGACCCCCTCCTGTGGAGCAGGCCACACTTCAGGACTTGAGTCAGCTCATCATCCGAAACTGCCCCTCCTTTGACATTCACACCATCCACGTGTGTCTGCACCTTGCAGTCTTACTTGGTGAGGACGGtgtcttgggggggggggggcattaaCGGAAGAATAGAGAAACAGCAGAGGACCCGAGATCGCTGACAAAACCCACCTCTCGGGCTTGCCAGGCACGGCACATACGCCGCCACACTTGCTGCTGCTCCCCTGTATTCACGGCAGACATCACGGGTCAAGCAGCAGGTGTTGCAGCTTAGCTGGGGTGCCACCCCAGGTCCCTTCTAATACAGCGCTCTAGGAAGCCCCTGCAATTTGGTACCAGTGGCAAGAGATGAGAACTCACTTGCCGCCTTTGTATAAGGCCTTCCCCCACAGACTGTTCCGATACCTTAGTTCACGCGGTATCTCACATTTCTGTAGTGTTTCCACGTGCTCTGTAGCAAACCTTCCAGCCCAGAAAACAAGAGATGAGAAGGATTGGGAATTCATTAACTAAACCCCGGGACTGGAGCAGCACAGAGCAACTCCCTGTTGCTAGGACTGCCTCCTCTGACCCTCTCCTCCTCAGGCTTCCCGTCCGATGGGCCCCTGGTGTGTGCCCTGGAGCAGGAGCAAAGGCTCCGCCTCCCTCCGAAGCCGCCTCCCCCTCTGCAGCCTGTCCTTCGTGGTGGGCTAAGGTTGGAAGCTGCTCTGAGCTGCccccgtttccagcggcatccaCAGCAtcacctcatccgcagcctggcAGGTGCTGGAGGGGGTTAAGGTTCATGGGAGGAGGGGAGCTGAGGCAGAGGCAGGTGGTGTCTGGTGGAAATCTAGTTGAGGCCCGGCCTGAGGGTCCGGCGTGATGAGCTGTTCTCCGCAGAGGCCAGGCCAGAGGAACTGACCCCCCACGTGATGGTGCTCCTGGCCCAGCACTTGGCCCGCCACCGGTTGCGGGAGCCCCAGCTTCTGGAAGCCATTGCCCACTTCCTGGTGGCCCAGGAAGCCCAGCTCAACAGCAAGGTGGGATTACCGCCCACCTTCCCATGCTCCTGTCCTACTCATCCCATCCTCAGACATGCTGGCAGGCCTAACCCCCATCCAGCTTGATTGGCTGCTTCTGTCTGCAGCAAACAACCCAGTTAGGCTCTCTGCTCTTTGCCGTGGGGTTCCACCTTTGCTCACACCCTCGCTGGCTTGTCCAGCTCCCGAGCACGTATGCCTGGCTGTCTGCACTTCTCCAAACACTCTTAGCCCCTGTCTTACCTTGGTTGATCCCACTCGCTAAATCTTCAGGGACAGAACCCACAGGCACGTCTCCTCTGCTTGTTTGAAGACTAGTCACGTGGAGCTCAAGCAGTGTTTAGGCTGTTGAGCTTCTGGTGTGTGTGCAGAGGGTTTGTTCTGCCTTTATGGTGATGCCATGAGCTTGCAGGCCAAGCCTCCCTGAGGTTCAGCTTGTAAAGAACATCGGAGAACCATTTCACGCTGGGTGATGGGCTGCCCTTGCTCCACAGGTGGTACAGAAGTTGGTCCTGCCCTTTGGGCGACTGAACTACCTGCCCCTGGAACAGCAGTTTATGCCCTGCCTTGAGAGGATCCTGGCTCGGGAAGCAGGGGTGGCCCCCCTGGCAACTGTCAACATCTTGATGTCACTGTGCCAGCTGCGGTGCCTGCCCTTCCGAGCCCTGCACTTTGTTTTTTCCCCAGGTTTCATCAGCCATGTCAGTGGTGCGCAGACTGGAGGGCTGGCTGGGTCCTGGGGAGCCAGTGGGCAGGGGAAGCAGGGTGGGGGTCTGCAACCCAGTAAGCCTCGTCCTGCTTTGCTGCAGGCACCCCTCACGCCCTGATTGTGCGGCGCTACCTCTCCCTGCTAGACACAGCCGTGGAGCTGGAGCTCCCAGGATATCGGGGTCCCCGCCTTCCCCGAAGGCAACAAGTGCCCATCTTCCCCCAGCCACTCATCACCGACCGTGCCCGTTGCAAGTACAGGTGGATGGGGCAgctttggggaggggaggggaggggaggggagcggcCCGCAAGAAGCACGGGGTAGGCCTGTGCGTGCTGCTGCTGCGCCCTAGGCGGGCAGAAAGCGGAGCAGCAGAGGCCTTTCCCAGGGGCGTGGAACCAGGCAGGAGGGAGCTAGAACGAGTGTCTTGGGGGCCTTCCTGATCCCGGCGTTCTCCCCCTCAGTCACAAGGATATAGTAGCCGAGGGGCTGCGCCAGCTGCTGGGGGAGGAGAAGTATCGGCAGGACCTGACCGTGCCTCCAGGCtactgcacaggtgagctccggGTGGGCCCGCGGCTCGCCAGGCTCGCCAGGACACGGAGCCTCCGCTGAAGGCCAGCGGCTCTTTCTCTCCATGCCCTGCAGACTTCCTGCTCTGTGTCAGCAGCTCTGGTGCTGTGCTCCCCGTGAGAACCCAGGACCCCTTCCTACCGTATCCTCCCCGATCCTGTCCCTACACAACCCGCGACCCTGCCCAAAGGtaaggggagagggtgggagagccTCGCCTGCCTTCATAGACAGCAACTCTGAGCCAGTCACGCACTTCTCCTCCAGGGTGGTACTGATGCTGCGGGAACGCTGGCACTTCTGCCGGGATGGCCAAGTGCTGCTGGGCTCACGGGCCCTGCGGGAGCGGCATCTGGGCCTGATGGGCTACCAGCTCCTGCCGGTGAGAGCGCCCCCCGTGCGCCCCCACACTCAGCTAGCATTCCTGCCCCGCCGGCCAGGCCCTGGGGTAACCTGCTCCCCTCTGCCCCTGCAGCTACCCTTCGAGGAACTGGAGTCACAGAGAGGCCTGCCCCAGCTCAAGAGCTACCTGAGGCAGAAGCTCCAGGCCCTGGGCCTCCGCTGGGGGCCTGAAGGGGGGTGAGGGTGTGCACACGGGTTCAGGATGGCCCCCCGCACCGGGGGGTGGACAGTTTGCACTTTGGCTCCCTCTACTTTGATTTGTCATTAAAGTCCCTTTCCTTCCCCCATTGCACATCTCGTTTCTGGGACAGAGTGGGCTGGATTCCGCCACCTCTCTTCCGTTCACACCTGgctgacacagacacacacagacacacacacacacacacacacagacacacacggcaGGGGATAGGTGGGGGCCGAAGCACTTTATTGCAGGGGGGCTGGTAAGGGGACTTTAAATTATTCACTTAAATAAAAACGAGGAGGGAGGAGGACGGGGAGAGCACCCCCAGCCCGCTCCCTCTGTCCACCTGTCCCTCGGCTGTCCGTCCCGGCAGCAGCTACACAGGCATGGGCATCTCATTGTACTCGTCCACACCCTCCCGCTCGTCGAACACCGGCTCTGCCTCGTTGGCGTCCAGCTGCAGTAGGGGGCGGGGTCGGGAACGTGGGTGCCGAGCGCGACCCCGGCAAGACCGAGGCGGGGCcggcggggccggggggggggggggggggggcggggcgccaaagCCTTACGCATTTCATCTCCCGCTCGGTGAAGATACGGCTGAGCAGCAGCATGCGGAGCGGCACggtgaggaggaggatgaagggGAAGGCCAGGGAGGCGGCCGTGGACATGACGGCCCAGAGCACAGCCAGGCAGAGCAGCTGCAGGGCGGTGAACAGGTGCATACGTAGCGTCcgaacctgggggtgggggggtgcaggGCAAGGCAGGTGAGCCCAGGCTCCTCCCCGGCCTCTGAGCGCCCCGGTGCCCGGAGGGCCACAGGCCTGCCACGTCCAGAGGCCGATGACCCCTCTCCCCTCCGCAGGGGTGCGACGGAAGCGCCTTCTTGGGTGCTTACCGGAGACGGGTCTGCCCAGGCCGAATGGTGGCTGGCCAGAGTGGGCCGACGGGGGGCTGGAGGGGGACCCCCACAGACCAGGAGGGGGCGGAGGCGTGGGGCCCTGCCGAGCCGGGTCTCACCTTCTTGACGTAGGTGACGTCTGGGTGGTGTTTGGGCGGCATGAGCAGCAGGTGTAGCCGCTCGTAGAACTGGATCCCGTTAAGGGAGGTGACGCCCATGTACAGGAAGATCCCGAAGAGCACAGCCAGCGGGATCTGCCGGAGCAGATCCCCGATGaccagggagaggcctggggggggaggagaaggaagagctggCCCCCGGGCTCTCCACCCCGTGGGCCCAGGACCCCTCCGGGAAGGCTGGGCGCGAGAGGTGCACGTACCCACGAGCAGGGCGACCAGCAGCCCCGTCACCCGCTGCTCCTTGACCTCCTGGATCTTGGGCTTGTCCCCGGGCGCCACGGCCTTGCTCATGACAGTGAGCGCGTTGGCGTGCGTGACGGAGCGGACGGTGGCCGCAGCCAACCAGGGCAAGCCGAAGAGGGCACAGATGCCGCCCATGGCCACGATGAGCAGCAGGTCCAGGTGGAAGCCGGAGCCCTTGTGCAGCATGCGCTCCTTCTTGGAGATGATCAGCCTGAGGGGAGACAGGCACGCACGGAGCCCCGGGCCCAGGCTCGCGGACCACCGTGTCTTTCCCGAGCACCCAGGCAGTCCCCTCCGTCCGTTTTGGGAACCTGAGCCCTGCCTCCTCCGTCAGGGCGAGGGTTCCGCCGTGGAACGGAGTCCTACCtggccctcccccacctcctggaCAGCTGCCAGCCCGTACTGTGCCCAGCCGAGCAAACGCCAGTGGGATTTCCTGCCGCCTACGGAGTAAACTCCAGCAGCCAGCCTGCCGGGGGCTCCAGCCCCTCCACGCAGCAGGCGGTCCCCGCCCGCATAGCACCCCGCCTCCGCCGGGACCACTCACGTGGTGATCTGCGTCTCCATGAAGATAAGGATGAAGACCAGGATGGCGGGCAGCAGGCTGGCGACCATCATCCACACGGGGAAGGAGCTGCGCTCCCCCAGGGGGTTGATGACCCAGCCCCGCTTCTCCGGGGCCGTCACTGAGAATCCGCTGGGCACGCTCAGCTTCTGCGGGGCacagggcggggccgggggcgggtgAGCCTCGGAGGGAGTGCCCTGAGCTGCACTGGGCAGGGTGGATGCTGAAGGCGTGCCGTGGGAGAGGCCTGGTGTCTGCCCAGTTTAGAGGCAGCTCTGGACCCGGGGCCCGGAGGGGAACATCCGGAGTCCAGCACCGCCTCACTGCCGCGTGCGCTCCGCCGTACCTGGGTGTAGGTGTCCTCGATACTGTAATCCACGAGCACCATGATGAGGATGGCGATGGGTACCCCAAAGTCCCCGATCACTCGCCGTACCTGTGGGCGAGGCACCATGCTCAGAGGCCCCACGCCTCGCTCCAGCCCTGACTCCGAGTcgccccccttcctgcccccggATCTCGCCTCCCTCGGGCCTGCCAGCCCACACACCCGGCCAGGGAAGAACCGGCTGTTCTTGAACTTGCGCAGGAAGAAGGCGATGAAGAAGGTGCCAGCCATGAGCACCAGCGACAACAGGGCGGTGTTGGGCTGGCCCCGGGGCCTCTCCTGCCTGGACGGCCCCGCTGAGCTCTCGTTCCTCGGCCCCAGCGTGGCTCCCGCTCCTGCCCCAGCCCACGTGGTGTTCTCGCTACTGTCTGCCTCGGAGCTGTTGGAGACCGAACAGCCGTGGAGGGGATGTTCCTGGAAGATCTGGGGAGAGGACAAAGGATTCTATCAGCTTAACTCGTGAGTCATCCGGGACTCAGCTATATGCTGAGTGGGAcaagtggggctgggggtggctggcctgccctcaaggagcttgtcTTGATTAAGAAAATGACCGAGGTGACCAGATGTGAGCACAAGACAGCTAGGAATTAAGAGAGGGGCtcgtctgggacttccctggtggtccagtggtgaagactgagcttccagtgcagggggtgtgcgggtctaatccctggtcagggagctaagatcccacatgccacccggcgtggccaaaaaattttttttaaaaaagggttgaTCTAATTCGGGAAAGCACCTGCAAACGAGGCTCCAGCCAGGCCTGGAGGAGCAGCACAGGGAGCGTGGTGGACCTTGGGGGCACGTCTTCTCCTGATCCTGACACAGACGTGGGTGTGATGCCCAGACCATGACCCTGTCTCTCATCTTGGGGGCCTTTGACATTCGGGATTGTTCGCTGCTTTAACAaaagcacagggacttccctggtggcacagtggttgagaatccgcctgccaatgcaggggacacgggttctagctctggtccgggaagatcccacgtgccgcggagcaactaagcctgtgcgccacaactaccgagcctgcgctctagagcccacgagccacaactactgagcccgcacgcgtagagcccgtactccgcaacaagagaaggcaccacagtgagaagcccgcacaccgcaacgaagagtagcccccgctcgccgcaactagagaaagcccgcacaaaGACCGAACACAgatagtcaaaaataaataaataaagttattcaaaaaaacaaaagcacgtATTACCTTCATTATTAAAAATGTGAGTCATCCACCTAGATATTCAGCCTCACAGCTAATGAAATCACTGCAAAGTAAGCTCATAAGGATCCCGCTTTtcacaacttaatttttttttttttttttgcggtacacgggcctctcactgttgtggcctctcccgttgcggagcacaggctccggacgcacaggcccagcggccatggctcacgggcccagccgctccgcggcacgtgggatcctcccagaccggggcacgaacccgtgtcccctgcatcggcaggcggactcgcaaccgctacgccaccagggaagccccacatcttaaatttttgaaaatttatttcacAGAAGATACTGTGAAATATACGTCTTATATGCAGTGAAGCACGTGTACTGCTTTTGCAAGAGTGTATTtgcaagttaaaagaaaaaacaaaacgtgAGTCTTTGAGACTGATCTGAAGCTCTGGTGTATATGTTGGTGAcaggcggggaggggtgggggcaggaggaaggacCAGCCTAGGTTCTGTGGCCCCGCGTGGCAGCCCGGCCTCACGCTCGGAGAGCAAAGGGGCAGGACGGCCCCGGCCCCCTCTAGTCCCGAAGCCCGGCCCCACCTGGGCCAGGTCCCGTCAGGCCCACCCACCTTAACCAGCTTGTAGAAGGTCTCGTAGATGAAGATGAGGGAGATGAGGAAGGCGAAGATCTCCTGGGTGAAGCGGGAGACGAAGCGCACCAGGAAGCTCCCCTCCAGGGCCACCATGAGCAAGGCCAGCAGCACCAGCCAGAGGCCGATCCACACGCGGCCCACCAGGTACTCCAGGTTGTTGCTGCTGCAGAACTGGGGCGGGGGCGGCAGTCAGATTCAGAGCCTGGGGCCGGCTCCGGGCCCCCCGGTTGCGGGGGCCGGGGGAGTGTtcggggaagaggagggggagctgAGCTGGGCAGGAAGAACCAGCCCGGGTAGCCCGTGGCCCCTCACC
This window contains:
- the FASTK gene encoding fas-activated serine/threonine kinase isoform X2 gives rise to the protein MAKLRPRAPRAPSKVGPAFSFHGRGGLGRETKPLVQGHAAGSPSPNTMLRVLLSAQASSARLSGLLLLPPVQPYCLGPSKWGDRPPGGAPHAGPVQGLQRLLEQARSPGELLRWLGQNPTKVRAHHYPVALRRLGQLLGAQPRPPPVEQATLQDLSQLIIRNCPSFDIHTIHVCLHLAVLLGFPSDGPLVCALEQEQRLRLPPKPPPPLQPVLRGGLRLEAALSCPRFQRHPQHHLIRSLAEARPEELTPHVMVLLAQHLARHRLREPQLLEAIAHFLVAQEAQLNSKVVQKLVLPFGRLNYLPLEQQFMPCLERILAREAGVAPLATVNILMSLCQLRCLPFRALHFVFSPGFISHVSGTPHALIVRRYLSLLDTAVELELPGYRGPRLPRRQQVPIFPQPLITDRARCNHKDIVAEGLRQLLGEEKYRQDLTVPPGYCTDFLLCVSSSGAVLPVRTQDPFLPYPPRSCPYTTRDPAQRVVLMLRERWHFCRDGQVLLGSRALRERHLGLMGYQLLPLPFEELESQRGLPQLKSYLRQKLQALGLRWGPEGG
- the FASTK gene encoding fas-activated serine/threonine kinase isoform X3; this encodes MRRPRGELGPRAPRSTEGATCAGPGEPWSPSPNTMLRVLLSAQASSARLSGLLLLPPVQPYCLGPSKWGDRPPGGAPHAGPVQGLQRLLEQARSPGELLRWLGQNPTKVRAHHYPVALRRLGQLLGAQPRPPPVEQATLQDLSQLIIRNCPSFDIHTIHVCLHLAVLLGFPSDGPLVCALEQEQRLRLPPKPPPPLQPVLRGGLRLEAALSCPRFQRHPQHHLIRSLAEARPEELTPHVMVLLAQHLARHRLREPQLLEAIAHFLVAQEAQLNSKVVQKLVLPFGRLNYLPLEQQFMPCLERILAREAGVAPLATVNILMSLCQLRCLPFRALHFVFSPGFISHVSGTPHALIVRRYLSLLDTAVELELPGYRGPRLPRRQQVPIFPQPLITDRARCKYSHKDIVAEGLRQLLGEEKYRQDLTVPPGYCTDFLLCVSSSGAVLPVRTQDPFLPYPPRSCPYTTRDPAQRVVLMLRERWHFCRDGQVLLGSRALRERHLGLMGYQLLPLPFEELESQRGLPQLKSYLRQKLQALGLRWGPEGG
- the FASTK gene encoding fas-activated serine/threonine kinase isoform X4; this translates as MRRPRGELGPRAPRSTEGATCAGPGEPWSPSPNTMLRVLLSAQASSARLSGLLLLPPVQPYCLGPSKWGDRPPGGAPHAGPVQGLQRLLEQARSPGELLRWLGQNPTKVRAHHYPVALRRLGQLLGAQPRPPPVEQATLQDLSQLIIRNCPSFDIHTIHVCLHLAVLLGFPSDGPLVCALEQEQRLRLPPKPPPPLQPVLRGGLRLEAALSCPRFQRHPQHHLIRSLAEARPEELTPHVMVLLAQHLARHRLREPQLLEAIAHFLVAQEAQLNSKVVQKLVLPFGRLNYLPLEQQFMPCLERILAREAGVAPLATVNILMSLCQLRCLPFRALHFVFSPGFISHVSGTPHALIVRRYLSLLDTAVELELPGYRGPRLPRRQQVPIFPQPLITDRARCNHKDIVAEGLRQLLGEEKYRQDLTVPPGYCTDFLLCVSSSGAVLPVRTQDPFLPYPPRSCPYTTRDPAQRVVLMLRERWHFCRDGQVLLGSRALRERHLGLMGYQLLPLPFEELESQRGLPQLKSYLRQKLQALGLRWGPEGG
- the FASTK gene encoding fas-activated serine/threonine kinase isoform X6, encoding MAKLRPRAPRAPSKVGPAFSFHGRGGLGRETKPLVQGHAAGSPSPNTMLRVLLSAQASSARLSGLLLLPPVQPYCLGPSKWGDRPPGGAPHAGPVQGLQRLLEQARSPGELLRWLGQNPTKVRAHHYPVALRRLGQLLGAQPRPPPVEQATLQDLSQLIIRNCPSFDIHTIHVCLHLAVLLEARPEELTPHVMVLLAQHLARHRLREPQLLEAIAHFLVAQEAQLNSKVVQKLVLPFGRLNYLPLEQQFMPCLERILAREAGVAPLATVNILMSLCQLRCLPFRALHFVFSPGFISHVSGTPHALIVRRYLSLLDTAVELELPGYRGPRLPRRQQVPIFPQPLITDRARCNHKDIVAEGLRQLLGEEKYRQDLTVPPGYCTDFLLCVSSSGAVLPVRTQDPFLPYPPRSCPYTTRDPAQRVVLMLRERWHFCRDGQVLLGSRALRERHLGLMGYQLLPLPFEELESQRGLPQLKSYLRQKLQALGLRWGPEGG
- the FASTK gene encoding fas-activated serine/threonine kinase isoform X1, producing MAKLRPRAPRAPSKVGPAFSFHGRGGLGRETKPLVQGHAAGSPSPNTMLRVLLSAQASSARLSGLLLLPPVQPYCLGPSKWGDRPPGGAPHAGPVQGLQRLLEQARSPGELLRWLGQNPTKVRAHHYPVALRRLGQLLGAQPRPPPVEQATLQDLSQLIIRNCPSFDIHTIHVCLHLAVLLGFPSDGPLVCALEQEQRLRLPPKPPPPLQPVLRGGLRLEAALSCPRFQRHPQHHLIRSLAEARPEELTPHVMVLLAQHLARHRLREPQLLEAIAHFLVAQEAQLNSKVVQKLVLPFGRLNYLPLEQQFMPCLERILAREAGVAPLATVNILMSLCQLRCLPFRALHFVFSPGFISHVSGTPHALIVRRYLSLLDTAVELELPGYRGPRLPRRQQVPIFPQPLITDRARCKYSHKDIVAEGLRQLLGEEKYRQDLTVPPGYCTDFLLCVSSSGAVLPVRTQDPFLPYPPRSCPYTTRDPAQRVVLMLRERWHFCRDGQVLLGSRALRERHLGLMGYQLLPLPFEELESQRGLPQLKSYLRQKLQALGLRWGPEGG
- the FASTK gene encoding fas-activated serine/threonine kinase isoform X5, which encodes MAKLRPRAPRAPSKVGPAFSFHGRGGLGRETKPLVQGHAAGSPSPNTMLRVLLSAQASSARLSGLLLLPPVQPYCLGPSKWGDRPPGGAPHAGPVQGLQRLLEQARSPGELLRWLGQNPTKVRAHHYPVALRRLGQLLGAQPRPPPVEQATLQDLSQLIIRNCPSFDIHTIHVCLHLAVLLEARPEELTPHVMVLLAQHLARHRLREPQLLEAIAHFLVAQEAQLNSKVVQKLVLPFGRLNYLPLEQQFMPCLERILAREAGVAPLATVNILMSLCQLRCLPFRALHFVFSPGFISHVSGTPHALIVRRYLSLLDTAVELELPGYRGPRLPRRQQVPIFPQPLITDRARCKYSHKDIVAEGLRQLLGEEKYRQDLTVPPGYCTDFLLCVSSSGAVLPVRTQDPFLPYPPRSCPYTTRDPAQRVVLMLRERWHFCRDGQVLLGSRALRERHLGLMGYQLLPLPFEELESQRGLPQLKSYLRQKLQALGLRWGPEGG
- the FASTK gene encoding fas-activated serine/threonine kinase isoform X7 — protein: MRRPRGELGPRAPRSTEGATCAGPGEPWSPSPNTMLRVLLSAQASSARLSGLLLLPPVQPYCLGPSKWGDRPPGGAPHAGPVQGLQRLLEQARSPGELLRWLGQNPTKVRAHHYPVALRRLGQLLGAQPRPPPVEQATLQDLSQLIIRNCPSFDIHTIHVCLHLAVLLEARPEELTPHVMVLLAQHLARHRLREPQLLEAIAHFLVAQEAQLNSKVVQKLVLPFGRLNYLPLEQQFMPCLERILAREAGVAPLATVNILMSLCQLRCLPFRALHFVFSPGFISHVSGTPHALIVRRYLSLLDTAVELELPGYRGPRLPRRQQVPIFPQPLITDRARCKYSHKDIVAEGLRQLLGEEKYRQDLTVPPGYCTDFLLCVSSSGAVLPVRTQDPFLPYPPRSCPYTTRDPAQRVVLMLRERWHFCRDGQVLLGSRALRERHLGLMGYQLLPLPFEELESQRGLPQLKSYLRQKLQALGLRWGPEGG
- the FASTK gene encoding fas-activated serine/threonine kinase isoform X8, whose translation is MRRPRGELGPRAPRSTEGATCAGPGEPWSPSPNTMLRVLLSAQASSARLSGLLLLPPVQPYCLGPSKWGDRPPGGAPHAGPVQGLQRLLEQARSPGELLRWLGQNPTKVRAHHYPVALRRLGQLLGAQPRPPPVEQATLQDLSQLIIRNCPSFDIHTIHVCLHLAVLLEARPEELTPHVMVLLAQHLARHRLREPQLLEAIAHFLVAQEAQLNSKVVQKLVLPFGRLNYLPLEQQFMPCLERILAREAGVAPLATVNILMSLCQLRCLPFRALHFVFSPGFISHVSGTPHALIVRRYLSLLDTAVELELPGYRGPRLPRRQQVPIFPQPLITDRARCNHKDIVAEGLRQLLGEEKYRQDLTVPPGYCTDFLLCVSSSGAVLPVRTQDPFLPYPPRSCPYTTRDPAQRVVLMLRERWHFCRDGQVLLGSRALRERHLGLMGYQLLPLPFEELESQRGLPQLKSYLRQKLQALGLRWGPEGG